GGGCGGCGTGGTGCCGGTCACCTGGGAGCGCTATTGTCGCTGGCCAAGGGGGGAAAACCGGCCTTGCGCCGGCGCGAGCAGACAGGAAGATCCGCCGTGACCGTTGCTGCCCCGGACCCACGTGAGGTGCGCGAGGCGAGTCTGGACGAGTTGTCCCGGCTCGGCCTGCCGTTGCCGCCGGCCCAGTTTCCCCTCGTCTGGGAGCCGGGCGACCGGATCGAGCTGCGCCCCACGGCGGAGATCGAGGCGCGGATCGCGGTGCTGCACCTGATCCTGGCCCGCTGCTTCGGGATGCCCCCGCAGGCGGCGATGAGCTGGCTGCTCGGCTCACACCTGGTCGAGATGGTCACCCCGCCGGAATGGCAGTTCGTGATGGGCGGCAAGGGTGACCACCGTTCGTTCGTGCTGCACCACGACGCGCTGTTCGCGCTGGCCTGGGTGCTCGGGCTGAGCAAGCAGCTCGACCCCACCCTGGCCGTGGACGAGCGGCTGGTCGAGCGGCTGCCGCACATCGCCGAGGGGGAGAGCTTCCCGCACTGGCGCTCGCGGATCCTCACGGCGCCGCAGCACCCGGCCGACGCGGCCGCGCTGCTCGATTTGCACTACTGCCTGGACTGGGCGTACCTGGAGACCGAGCGCGACGGTCGGAGGGCACCGGGCCTGGTCGACGCGAACGCGATCGGGCAGCGGCGCTGGGCCCTGGAGTGGGCGGTGATCCTGCGCGGGCCGTACCACGACGAGCCCCCGGCTGGGAAGAGGTCGACCTCTCCACCTGAGGTCAGCGGGGTCGGTACGCGTCCAGCCGGACCGCGACGGTCACCCGGACCGGCTCGGGCAGGGCGGCCAGCCGGTCGGCGAGAGCGCCCGGGTCGGTGTGCCAGGCGCTCGGGCCCATCCCGACCAGGCTGGCGGCCTCCCGGCGGGTCAGGGCCAGCTCCGCCCGGTGCACCGCCGAACTGACCGGGGTGAAGTGCCCGCCCAGGCTGCCGGTCACCCGGTCCGCCTTGTCCGGGTCCACCCGCAGCAGGTCGAGGGCATCCACCAACTCGGCGAGATGGTCGGTGTCGGGCGTGACCACCAGCAGCGTCCCGGCCGGGTCGAGCACCCGGTGGAACTCCGCGCCGTTGCGCGGGGCGAAGACGTTCAGCAGCACGGCCGTCGAGGCGTCCGCCACGGGCAGCCGCTGCCAGGTGTCGGCGAGAGCCGCGGCGGCCCGGGGATGCGCGCGGGCCGCGCGGCGCAGCGCCGGCTTGGACACGTCCAGGGCCAGACCCACGGCGTCCGGCAACGCCGCCAGCACCGCGCCGAGGTACCGGCCGGTGCCGGCGCCGGCATCCACCACCAGGGGGTACGCCCCGACGTCGGGCTCCGGCGGTTCGAGCCGGGCCACGGCCTCCGTCGCGGCGGCGGCGAGAGCGGCCGAGATGACGTCGTAGTGCCCGGCGGCCTGGAAGTCCGCGCGGGCCGCGACCATTTCGGGGGTGTCACCGACGTGCGGTGCACGACCGGTGAGCAGGTTGACGTAGCCCTGGCGCGCGATGTCGAAGCTGTGCCGGCGTGGGCAGCGCAGCGCGCTCGTGTCGATGGCCTGCCCCAGGGGTTCGCCGCAGACCGGGCAGCGCAGCCGGTCGAGGATGCGGGGATCCACGTCAGGCGCACTCCATCCGCTCAGTTTAGACGTGCACCGGATCGGAGGCCGTGACACCCGGCGGCCCTGTCCCGGTCCGCCCGGGGCGCTGACTAGGGTCTGAGCATGGTCGCAACTATCCGGTATGAGGACATCGTCAAGGTTCCGAAGGCCCTGCTGCACGACCACCTCGACGGCGGGCTGCGGCCGGCGACGATCGTCGACCTGGCCGCGGAGGTGGGCCACGAGTTGCCCGCCACCGATCCCGACGCGCTCGGACGCTGGTTCGCGGCCGCGGCCGACTCCGGCTCCCTGGAGCGCTACCTCGAAACGTTCGCGCACACCGTCGCGGTCATGCAGACCGCGCCGGCGCTGCGGCGGGTCGCCCGCGAATGTGCCCTGGACCTGGCCGCCGACGGGGTGGTCTACGCCGAGGTGCGCTTCGCCCCGAGCAGCACCTGGAGCAGGATCTCAGCCTGGACGAGGTGGTCGAGGCGGTGCTGGCCGGGTTCGCCGAGGGCACCGCCCAGGCCGTCGAGGCGGGCCTGAGCATCCGGGTGGGCACCCTGCTCACGGCGATGCGGCACGCCGCCCGCTCCCAGGAGATCGCCGAGCTGGCCGTGCGCCACCGGGACGCCGGGGTGGTCGGCTTCGACATCGCCGGCGCCGAGGCGGGCTTCCCGCCCACCCGCCACCTGGACGCCTTCGAGTACCTGCAACGGGAGAACTTCCACTTCACCATCCACGCCGGTGAGGCGTTCGGTCTGCCGTCGATCTGGCAGGCGATCCAGTGGTGCGGAGCGGACCGGCTCGGCCACGGGGTGCGGATCGTCGACGACATCGGCCCGGACGGCACGCTGGGCCGGCTGGCCGCGTACGTCAGGGACAAGCGGATCCCCCTGGAGCTGTGCCCCTCGTCGAACGTGCAGACCGGCGCGGTGGCCTCCATCGCGGACCACCCGATCGGTCTGCTGCGCGACCTGCGCTTCCGCGCCACAGTCAACACCGACAACCGGCTGATGAGCGGCACCTCCATGTCACGGGAGATGTCGCTGCTGGTGGAGACGTTCGGCTACGGCTGGAAAGAGTTGCAGTGGTTCACCATCAACGCGATGAAGAGCGCCTTCATCCCGTTCGACGAGCGACTGCGGATCATCGACGAGGTGATCAAGCCGGCGTACGCCAAGCTGATGGCCTGACGGTCAGCCGTGCTGACCTGACCATCAGCCGTGCGGGTGGCCGGCGAGCAGGCCGGCCACCCGGCGCAGCACCTCCCTGGCGCGGGCCGCCTCCGCACCCAACCCGGTCTGCCGACGCAGGATCGCGGGCTCGGCCCGGAGCAGCGCCACGCCGCGCCGGACCAGCACCCGGGGGGCCTTGCGCTGCTCGGACAGGTCCCGGGCGAGCCGGCGCAGGAAGGTCGCCCCGCGCGGACGGCGCAGCGGCGTACGCCCCAGCGAGCAGTCCGCGGCGACGGCATTCCTCGACGATCTCGGCGGCGAAGATCCCTTCGGCCACGAAAAGTGGCGATCCGGCGACATCAAATGTCCGGGTGGCCACCCGTCGGTCTGCGCCGATCGCATAAACCGGCACATCGGCGCGGCCTTCCCGAGCAAGTCGGGCAATGATTTCCACAGCGGTGGGGGCATCCCAGGACTGCGGCGATTCCCAATCCACCTGGCCGTTTCGTCGCGGCAACGTAGGGTCATCGCCGTCTTTGTAGAAGTCGTCCAGACAGAGCACCGGTAAACCGGTTTGCTGCGCTATGTACGACTTTCCGGAGCCGGAAGGACCGGCGAGCAGGACAACGCGGTGCGGATGTTCCATTACCTTCAGTTACTCCGGCCAGACGGACTGCTATCAAATCGCATCAACATCTCATCACACCTCCGGCCGGTGACAACCTGGGCTTTCTTCTTGTCGACCGGCGTGATGGAATCTCGGGGGTCCGACCCGCCGGGTCGGTCGCTGGGCGTTGCCCGGGGCAACGCGTTGAAGCTGTAATCGCGAGGGCGGTGTTGTGAGCAAACGGCCAAAGACGGCGGGCTCCTTCCTGTCGCGGCTGCGCCGGCCGGCCAGCCGGCTCCGGGACATGCCGATCTGGTCCAAGCTCGGTCTCATCATGATCGTGCCGACCATCGCCACGGTCGTGGTGGGCACCAGTGGTCTTGTCGACCACGTGGAGACGCTCAACAATGCCAACCGAGCCGGCGACCTGGCCAACCTGTCGAGCTATTCCGGCAGCCTGGTCGACAGTCTGCAGGATGAGCGGACTGCCGCCGTGCTGCTGCTGGGGGCGGACGGGACGCAGCCGACGGCGCAGTACCAGGAGGCCTACAACCGGGTGACCTCCCGGGTGGACCGTGAGACGTCCCCCTACCGGCAGCAGCGTGCCGAGATCGAGGACCTGCCGGGCAGCCTGGAAGGTCTGCTCGACGGCATCGACCAGAACCTGCAGGACCTGTCGGGCATCCGCAGCCAGGTGTTCAACGGCAAGCTCGCGCTCACCGAGACCGTGCAGGCGTACGAGGGTCTGATCAGTGACCTGCTCGCCATCCGCGACTCGGCCACGCAGCTCGCCGGTAACAACGAACTGAGCGACCGGATGCGCGCCGCCGCGGCGGTCGCCCGCGAGAAGGAGTTCCTCGCCGCACGCCGGGTCGTGGTGCACCGCGCGCTGGGTGTGAAGGGCGGCAAGCGCCTCACTCCGGCGCTGCGCACCGACTACATCGCCAGTGGCACCGGCCAGCAGCAGGCGCTGCAGAGCTTCAAGGCCGTCGCCACCCCGGACGACGCGAAGTTCCACGACCAGACGGTCGCGGGCGGCGACCGCCGGGAGGCACAGAACTACACCGGCTGGATCGACGGCAACACCACCGGCGACATGCGCAACGCGCCGTTCGGGCCGGACCAGTGGGAAGCCGCCATGACGGCCAACGCCAAGCTGATCCGCAACGTCGAGACCAAGCTCGACGGCGAAGTGGTCGACGAGGCCAACAGTCTCCGCTCGGACGTGCAGCGCCAGGTCTTCCTGGAGACCGGCCTGCTGCTCAGCATGCTGTTGCTGGCCATCCTCTTCGCGTACCTGGTCGCCCGCTCCATGGCCCGTTCACTTCGTGAGCTGCGGCAGGGTGCGCTCTCCGTCGCCCAGTACGGCCTACCCCAGGCGGTTGCCCGACTGCGTGACCCGCAGGTCGTCGGGCAGCTCTCCCCGGTGCAGCTGGCCAACCAGATCGCCGAGCCACTACCGGTCCGCAGCCGGGACGAGTTCGGCCAGGTGACCGAGGCGTTCAACGCCGTCCACCTGGAAGCCGTCCGTACGGCCGCCGAGCAGGCGGCACTGCGCGCCTCCGTCGCGACCATGTTCGTCAACCTGGCCCGCCGTTCACAGATCCTGGTCGACCGCCTCATCGGGCACCTCGACCGGCTGGAGCGCGGCGAGGAGGACCCGGACCGGCTGGCCGAGCTGTTCCAGCTCGACCACCTGGCCACCCGGATGCGCCGCAACGACGAGAACCTGCTGGTGCTCGCCGGTGCCGACTCCACCCGTGTGCAACGTGAGCCGGCCGCGCTCATCGACGTGCTGCGGGCCGCGCAGTCCGAGGTCGAGCACTACACCCGGATCGAGTTCGGCGTCATCGACCGCGACATCGAGGTCGCCGCGCACGCGGTCAACGACCTGGTGCACCTCGTCGCCGAGCTGTTCGACAACGCCACCGCGTTCTCTCCGCCCGACTCGCAGGTGATGGTCGAGGCCCGTCGGGTCGGCGACCGCTCCTCGCTCTACGTCGAGGACCGCGGCATCGGCATCAGCGCCGAGCAGTTGCACGACCTCAACGAGCGGCTCGCGACGCCGCCGCAGGTGGACGTCGCCGTCTCCCGGATGATGGGCCTGGTCGTGGTCGCCCGACTGGCGTCCCGGCACGGCGTCCGGGTGGAGCTGCGCCCCGGCTCCGACCGTGGCACCGTCGCGGACGTGACACTGCCCACCTCGGTGCTGGTGCCCCGGGCGCTCTCCGGTCGGGTGCAGCAGCCCCCGGCCCTGCCCGCAGCCGGTGGCCCCCAGCAGAACGGGCCCGCACCGGCCTTCGGCGCCCTGCCGGCGCTGGGCAACGGCCCTCGTCCGAGCGAGTCCGGCAACCAGGTCACTCTCGGCGGTCGGCCGTTCGAGCCCGCCTCGCGCAACGGTGCCGGCACCCCGCCAACTCCGGTGGCTACCGCTCGATGCCGGCCTGGTCCGACCTGACCGGCGCTGCCGGGACGAACGGCGTCAACGGTGGTGACGGGTTCACCCCGCGGACCGCCAACGGCCAGCCGATCGACCCGCTGCCGCAGCGTCGCGCCGGGGACGACAGCCCGACCTCCGGCCAGCAGCCGTCGATTCCACGGCAGCTGCCGAGCAGCCCCGAGGCACACCCGTACTCGGCGCCGCCGGTCTCCGCGCAGCCCTACTCCGGCGCGCCGGTCTCCGCCTCGCCGGCCTCCGGCCAGCCGTACTCCGGGCAGCCCTACTCGGGTGCCCCGTACGGCGGCCCGCCGGTCTCTGCGGCCCCGGCCTCCGGGCAGCCGTACGCCGGTCCGCCGGTGTCCGCGTCGCCCGTGTCGGCGTCGCCGGCGTCCGGCCAGCCGTATTCGGGTCAGCCCTACTCGGTGCCGCCCGCCTCCAGCCAGTCGTTCGCCGGGTTCGCACCCCGGTCGGCCCGCCCGCGCAGGCGCCCAGCACCCCGCGCCGCCGGCCTGGCCGCCGGTGCCGGGTACCGACCGCGACGCTTCGGCGCCGCCGGTGCCCGAGCGGCTCGCCGCTGCCCTGGACATGACGACGGAGCTGCCGCGGGTGCCGCGACCCGGCGAACAGCCGGCCGCAGCAGCCCAGCCTCCGACTCGGCCATCGGCTCCTGCTCCGGCTCCGGCCCGCAGAAGAATCGGCCGGCCCCGCAGAATCGGCCGGCACCGCAGCAACCGCAGGCGCAGAACCGCCAGCGCTACGCGGACGAGACGATGGAGCTGCCGATCTTCCGGGAGCTCGAGTCGGCTTGGTTCCGTACCCGCCGTCCGGGTTCGGAGGAAGCGGGACCCGGCGCGCAGCCGGCGACGAACGGCGACTCCGCGACCCAGCAGTTCGCTACGGTCGAGGCCACCGGTCGGGCAGTCCACAAGACACCACCCGGGACGACAGGTAACACACCGATGGCAGACACTCCGACGGCCGGAGGAGCGCCGCGGGACAACGGCTCCACAGCGAACGAGGGCGGTCGCCCGAGCGTCGCTGAGAGCCTGCCGAACCGCCGGCCCCAACCGCAGACCAACGGCTGGCAGACCGCTGCCGACGACGGCTGGCGTGCTGCCTCGGCGGCGGCCGGCGCGGTGCCGGTGAGCGAGACCACCACGACCGGCCTGCCGAAGCGCAAGCCGATGGCGCAGTTGGTGCCGGGCGCGGTGGAGAAGCCCACCACCTCGGTCCAGCGGCGCTCCCCGGAGGCGGTCCGTGGCCTGCTCTCCGCCTACCACCGGGCGTGCAGCGAGGGCGTAGCACCTCGGACAACCCGACCAGCCCGGAGGCGACTCCGGGAGGGCAATCCTCGCAGTCTGGCTCAGGCCGGTGGCCGGGAGCGGCAGAAGGAGCAAGAAGGATGACAACTACGCAGGATCTTGGTTGGCTGCTGGCCAACTTCGCCGACCGGGTGCCCGGTGTCGCTCATGCGGTCGCCGTCTCGGCCGACGGCCTTCTCCTGGCGTCGTCACGGACCTGCCGCGCGACCGGGCCGACCAGCTCGCCCGATCTCCTCGGTCTGGTCAGCCTGACCAGGGGCAGCCGCTGCTTCGAGGAGCGCGGTGTTGCAGACCGTCGTGGAGATGGACAATGGCTTCCTGTTCCTGATGTCCATCTCGGATGGTCGTCCTTCGCCGTGCTGGCCGCCGCAGCTCTGACGTGGCCAGTCGGCTACGAGATGGCGCTGCTGGTCGACCGGGTGGGCGACGCACTGACTCCGCAGCCGCGTGCGGCTGCGGCATGCTGGCTGACGCCCCGCCGCTGATCGTGAGGTCGGCACCAACGCAACAACGACAACGACGGCTTCACCGGTGGAGCCGGTAACGGTACGAAGGAGGTGAGCGGCGAGATGGCCGATCGTGACGAACCGACCGGAGCGTTGGTCCGTCCATACGCCGTGACCCGTGGCCGTACCCGTCCCGGCTCGACATCGCGCTGGAGGCGCTCGTCGAGACGACGGTGCGCGGCCGCACCGCTGCCAGTGGCAACGGTGGTGGCCGCGAACACCAGTACATCGCCGCGCTGTGTGACGGACGCGTGCAATCGCTCGCGGAGATCGCGGCGCGGCTGCAGCTCCCGCTCGGTGTGGCCGGGTGCTCATCGCCGACATGGCGAGGACGGCCTGGTCGCGGTCCACGAGCCGACCATCCTGGACGACTCCGACGACGCGGTGGGCACTGAACTGCTGGAGAGGTGCTGAGTGGACTTCGCAGGCTCTGACATGTCGCACCGCCGCCGAACCCGAGCGCCGCGTGACGTCGGCGAAGATCGTTATCGCCGGTGGATTCGGCGTCGGTAAGACGACGCTGGTCGGCTCGGTCTCGGAGATCACGCCGCTGACCACCGAGGCCATCATGACCTCCGCTGGCGTGGGCGTCGACGATACCCGGCAGGTGCCGGGCAAGACGACGACCACGGTGGCCATGGACTTCGGCCGGATCTCGATCGACCGTGACCTGATCCTGTACCTGTTCGGTACGCCGGTCAGACCCGATTCTGGTTCATGTGGGACGAACTGGTTCGGGGTGCGATCGGCGCGGTCGTGCTGGTGACACTCGCCGGCTGGCCGACTGCTTCGCGGCGATCGACTTCTTCGAGCACCGACGCCTCCGTACCTGGTGGCGATCAACTGCTTCGACGGGATGCAGTACCACGACCCGCAGGACGTTCGGACGCCTTGGCGATCTCGAGCGACGTGCCGTGGTGGCCTGCGACGCCCGTAACGGGAGTCGACGAAGCACGTGCTGATCTCGCTGGTCGAGTACGTGCTCACCATGCGCGCGCGCCCGCCCCGGCCTGATCGGGACGCCGCACCCCGGTGGTGGCTCAGGCCGCCACCGGGAGCACTACCCTGCTCGCCGACGCCCCTACGTCGGCGCGCGCTCTACGCCGTCTCCTGAGGCCCTGGAAGCCACCGGCCCCCGCACCCTGGGCCGTTGAGCTGCGGGCTTCGAGAGGCGGCGTTGCCGCGTCCAGGGGCACGTCTGCACACGCGACAGCGCCCTCAGTCAGCTGACTGAGGGCGCTGTCGCGTGTGACGAGGGTCAGGACTGGTAACCGGCGGAGCGGTACTCGTACTCCCGGTCGTCGTCGCGGTCGCCGTGGTCCCGGCTGAAGTCCCAGCCACCGGCCGCCTCGCGGCCGGGTCGACCACCCACCGCGAAACCGCCGATCTCCTGGCCGCGACGCCAACCACGGAAGTAGCCGGTGGTGTTCCGCGCGAGGCTTGCCGCATCGCGCTATCCGCAATGGACGCTCCTCGCGCAGCGGGGAACCAGGGACCAGGTTGGCCTGAGGCACGCGCTTCGGCAGCCCGGCGTTGGTCTCGGCGCCGACCGCGGGGCGGGCGGCCTGCTCTGCGGCCTGCCAGCCGGTGTCGGCCGTGGTCGACCAGTCCAGGTCGGACTCCTCGGCCGACGAACCAGGCCGACTTGGCCTGCGCGAAGAGCAGGTCGCCGTCACCCTCGTCGGCGACCGGTGGCGGACGGTGCTCGACCGGCGGCGTCCGGCGCTCCAACGGAGGGGTCCGGCGCTCCATCGGCGGCGTCCGCTGCTCCAGCGAGGGCGTGCGAGGCTCCAATGAGGCCGCGACTCCGGCCCTCGGCGGCGGTGCTCTGGCACGGTCGGGCCGAGCGGCGGTCGGCCGCCGCGAGCGGCCAACTCCCGGTCGACCAACCGCAGCGGCGGGGTCTCCAGGTGCGCGTCCGCAGACGGGTTGAGCCCCTCGCGCAGCGCCCGGTCGGCCAGTGGCGGTGGCTCCACCAGTCGCAGCATGGGCGGCTCCTGCGGCAGGTCGTCCGCCAACCAGGGCGGGGTGACCCGACCGTCGGCCCGACCCGGGTCGGTCGGGGCCTCGATGCCGCGGCTGCCACCGTACGGGTAGGCCACCGGGTTGTTCGGCGAGCTGTCGGCCGGGTCCTCCGGGCTGTTGACCAGCGGCCAGTTGGCGCGGGAACCGGGGGGTGCGGCGGCCTCCTGGCCAGGACGGGGATCGGCACCGGGATGCTGAGATCGGTGGCGCTGAACCCGCCCGTGGGTGGCTCGTCCACCGGGCGTTGCAGATGGCTCGGCCGGGGCTCGCCGTTCGTCTTGGGGCGGGAGGAATGACCGTCCGCTGCCGTTCGGCCCCGCGCGTTGTGATCGCGGCGGTGGTCAGCGTCGGCCGGAACGGCTCGCCCGCCTCGGCCGGAGGCACCATGCCGCGCTGTGCCGGTGCGATCGGGGTGATCCCGGGCGGCGGGGGCGGCGGCGAGGAGACCGGTCGGTTGGTCGGACCGTCGATCCGGCTGGGCGCCGGCTCGGCGCGGCCGGGAAGCGTGGACGACGGCGGCTTGGCCATGGCGGCCGGGGCCATCGGTGCGGGCGCGACCGGCGGCGGCGTGACCGGAGCCGGGGCGACCGGGGGCGGCCCGAGTG
This portion of the Micromonospora zamorensis genome encodes:
- a CDS encoding putative RNA methyltransferase, translated to MDPRILDRLRCPVCGEPLGQAIDTSALRCPRRHSFDIARQGYVNLLTGRAPHVGDTPEMVAARADFQAAGHYDVISAALAAAATEAVARLEPPEPDVGAYPLVVDAGAGTGRYLGAVLAALPDAVGLALDVSKPALRRAARAHPRAAAALADTWQRLPVADASTAVLLNVFAPRNGAEFHRVLDPAGTLLVVTPDTDHLAELVDALDLLRVDPDKADRVTGSLGGHFTPVSSAVHRAELALTRREAASLVGMGPSAWHTDPGALADRLAALPEPVRVTVAVRLDAYRPR
- a CDS encoding sensor histidine kinase, whose amino-acid sequence is MSKRPKTAGSFLSRLRRPASRLRDMPIWSKLGLIMIVPTIATVVVGTSGLVDHVETLNNANRAGDLANLSSYSGSLVDSLQDERTAAVLLLGADGTQPTAQYQEAYNRVTSRVDRETSPYRQQRAEIEDLPGSLEGLLDGIDQNLQDLSGIRSQVFNGKLALTETVQAYEGLISDLLAIRDSATQLAGNNELSDRMRAAAAVAREKEFLAARRVVVHRALGVKGGKRLTPALRTDYIASGTGQQQALQSFKAVATPDDAKFHDQTVAGGDRREAQNYTGWIDGNTTGDMRNAPFGPDQWEAAMTANAKLIRNVETKLDGEVVDEANSLRSDVQRQVFLETGLLLSMLLLAILFAYLVARSMARSLRELRQGALSVAQYGLPQAVARLRDPQVVGQLSPVQLANQIAEPLPVRSRDEFGQVTEAFNAVHLEAVRTAAEQAALRASVATMFVNLARRSQILVDRLIGHLDRLERGEEDPDRLAELFQLDHLATRMRRNDENLLVLAGADSTRVQREPAALIDVLRAAQSEVEHYTRIEFGVIDRDIEVAAHAVNDLVHLVAELFDNATAFSPPDSQVMVEARRVGDRSSLYVEDRGIGISAEQLHDLNERLATPPQVDVAVSRMMGLVVVARLASRHGVRVELRPGSDRGTVADVTLPTSVLVPRALSGRVQQPPALPAAGGPQQNGPAPAFGALPALGNGPRPSESGNQVTLGGRPFEPASRNGAGTPPTPVATARCRPGPT